A segment of the Prosthecobacter sp. SYSU 5D2 genome:
ATGACGCAGCGCTTCTGTCCGTCATCAAGCCTCTTCAAGACGCCAGCCTTCAACGCCTGGACACCCTGCTGAAATCATCCGCCGGCAAAGATCTTCAAACCGTGACGCAGGCTGCCAAGGTCCGGGAAGAAATCATGGCAGGCCCCAGGCTGCGGAGCCAGTTCGGCGATGAAAATCCGGTCAATCCCATGCTCCTCGAAACTCTCTTTGTGGACAAGTCCTGGTACAGCACGGCAGGCACCGAATACCATTTTGAAAAAGGCAACAAAGGCTACCGCAAGCTTGGTGGAGCCGTAACGCCGCTCACCTGGAGAGTCGCGAGTGATAACATCGTCGAAGTCAAAGGCCAGATGGCTCCGTCCGCACCGCCCGTGATGTTTTATTTCCGCTTCACCAATGACAAAGAGGCCACCTTCGGGCGTGGCAGCATCAGTTCCATCGGTGATCCTCTGACCTCCAAAAAACCGAGGTGATTTCGCCAGACCTCCGTTGGAGCTCAACGGATCTACTTGGCCCTCAACCACGCCCGCCAGTGCGGCAGCAGCCACAGGACGATCAGCAGGATCCACACCGTCCCCACGCAGCAGGCCAGCCCGAGGCTGGAGATGCCGCGGTTGCCGGCGAAAAACAGACTGGAGAAGCCAATGACCGTCGTCATGCCTGAAAAGAACACCGCCTTGCCCGTCGTGGCCTGGACATGACGGATGTCATTGCCCGTGCGCTTCAGCGCCAGAAGGATGTGAATGCCATAGTCAATGCCCGTGCCCAGCAGCAGCGGGATGGCCGCCAGACTGGCCAGGTTCCACCCCAGACCTAGCACGCTCATGCTTGCCGCCAGCGCACCGAGCCCGCCGCCCAACAGCAGCACGGAAAGAAGCAGATCCTTCACATTGCGAAAGGTGATGAGCAGGGTCAGGCAGATGATGCCGATGATGGGCAAAAGCTGCTGCTTGAGATCATGCTGCACCAGCGTGGACAGCGCCCCGCCCAGCGTCTCCCATCCGGCCACCCAGGCCCCCGTATCCGGGGTCAGCATCGCCTGCAGCGCGGCCAGTTTTTCCTTGTCCGGCAGTCCCGGTTTCCCCGCCACGCTCACGGAAGCCAGCGCCACGCCCTGCCCTGCTTCCATGTCCGCATTCATGGCCCGCGCTCCTGTGGCCAGCAGCCGACCCAAGACAGGAGCCGCCGCCGCTGTGGCCTCATCCTGCGGCCACGGGCCTTCCAGCGCCGGTTTCCACACATCACAAACGCCGCGTAGAAGAGCCACGGCAGCCTCGGCAAATCCGGCTGCATCCACCTCTTTTTCCAGGCGCGTCCTTTCCGCCAATAGCCATTCGATAAACTCCCGGTTGGCCACCTGCGCGGCTGGATCGCCGATTAATAAAGTCGGCATCGCCTGGCGGATCAGCAGACCGTCTTTGACCGCCACGTCCAGTTTCGCGGACAGACTTTCCACACGCGCCCGCAGCTCTTCCGTCGGACCTGTGATGAGGATGGGCAGGCTGGCTTCATTGAGCTGGCCCAGCCGGTCCTGCACCCACTGAAGCGCATCCATCGCCTCGCTGTTGGTCGGCCTTAGTGATTCCGCACCGGTCTGAAATTTCGGCAGGCCTGCCGTCGCAAAAACCGCCGCCATGCCGCCGAACAGGACCACCGTGGCCAGGATGGCCAGTCCATGCGTGGCGGGCTTGCCTGTTGTCACCACCTGGGTGTTCGGCGGCTGTTTGCCCGCTGAAAAACGCGGTGCAAAACA
Coding sequences within it:
- a CDS encoding MMPL family transporter, giving the protein MRALFSKPWLIGLLILPLFIAGLIRLKLETDILATLPGEVPEVKALKLLRDGFAGGSDLLIALEAEDEFTAEEAMTTLAERLQKRTDLVKEVRWAQPMEQQAQSGAALMAWALQNTDPAELKAVLARLEGEGAKVKISQSLQAVGSSLDAEKVQRASYDPLGLLDSLDASAMSALEGSMFGLVSEDGRFRLLLVTPATGVGNYKSAEAWLTKVKAEIAEWRGDQKLTMRFTGEPAFQAEIGAGIEKDMSSTIGITEVLITLLFWVMFRRLKPLLWIQMLLMLSMVLALGAGGLLVGSLSIMSLGFAAIVLGIIVDYAVLIIQEARQHPDLDARGLRRLAAPGIIAGACTTSTVFLSLLFSGLPGLAELGLLVALGVMVGLGVMLCFAPRFSAGKQPPNTQVVTTGKPATHGLAILATVVLFGGMAAVFATAGLPKFQTGAESLRPTNSEAMDALQWVQDRLGQLNEASLPILITGPTEELRARVESLSAKLDVAVKDGLLIRQAMPTLLIGDPAAQVANREFIEWLLAERTRLEKEVDAAGFAEAAVALLRGVCDVWKPALEGPWPQDEATAAAAPVLGRLLATGARAMNADMEAGQGVALASVSVAGKPGLPDKEKLAALQAMLTPDTGAWVAGWETLGGALSTLVQHDLKQQLLPIIGIICLTLLITFRNVKDLLLSVLLLGGGLGALAASMSVLGLGWNLASLAAIPLLLGTGIDYGIHILLALKRTGNDIRHVQATTGKAVFFSGMTTVIGFSSLFFAGNRGISSLGLACCVGTVWILLIVLWLLPHWRAWLRAK